The following proteins are co-located in the Insulibacter thermoxylanivorax genome:
- a CDS encoding DnaJ family domain-containing protein, whose translation MDWISRIAEEKIQEAINQGKLDNLPGMGKPLQLEDDSMVPEDLRASYRLLKNAGVLPEELQLHKEMVTLQDLINSCQDEQERVRLDRELAVLRLRYQALMAQRGWGHSAVFQEYEEKVQRKLTQRGRD comes from the coding sequence ATGGATTGGATCTCGAGAATCGCCGAGGAGAAGATCCAAGAGGCGATCAACCAAGGGAAGCTGGATAACCTGCCGGGGATGGGCAAGCCGCTGCAATTAGAGGACGACTCGATGGTGCCGGAGGACCTTCGGGCGAGCTACCGATTGCTCAAAAACGCAGGCGTCTTGCCGGAGGAACTGCAGCTGCACAAGGAGATGGTCACGCTGCAAGACCTGATCAACAGCTGCCAGGATGAGCAGGAGAGGGTCAGGTTAGACCGGGAGCTTGCGGTGCTGCGGCTTCGTTACCAAGCTTTGATGGCGCAGAGAGGATGGGGGCACTCGGCTGTGTTCCAGGAATACGAAGAGAAGGTGCAGCGTAAGCTGACCCAGCGGGGGCGCGATTAA
- a CDS encoding YebC/PmpR family DNA-binding transcriptional regulator, whose amino-acid sequence MGRKWNNIKYKKAAKDANTSRIYAKFGRELYAAARRGDPDPETNQALKLVIERAKTYNVPKAIIDRAIEKAKGNSDETFEELRYEGFGPNGSMIIVDTLTNNVNRTAAEVRAAFNKNGGNMGVSGSVSYMFDATAVLGIEGKSAEEVLELLMESDIDVRDIIEEDDTVIVYAEPDQFHDVQLAFKNAGITEFAVAELTMLPKNEIVLPEDAQAQFEKLIDALDDLEDVQQIYHNVDLEE is encoded by the coding sequence ATGGGGCGCAAATGGAACAATATCAAATACAAAAAAGCCGCTAAAGACGCCAACACAAGCCGCATCTACGCCAAATTCGGCCGCGAGCTCTATGCGGCAGCCAGACGCGGCGACCCCGATCCAGAGACGAATCAAGCGCTGAAGCTCGTCATCGAGCGTGCTAAGACGTACAATGTGCCGAAGGCCATCATCGACCGTGCGATCGAGAAGGCGAAGGGCAACTCCGATGAAACCTTCGAAGAATTGCGTTACGAAGGCTTCGGACCGAATGGTTCGATGATCATCGTCGATACACTTACGAATAACGTGAACCGAACCGCTGCCGAGGTTCGCGCTGCCTTCAACAAGAACGGCGGCAACATGGGCGTGAGCGGTTCCGTCTCCTATATGTTCGATGCCACAGCTGTGCTCGGAATCGAGGGCAAATCGGCGGAAGAAGTGCTCGAACTGCTGATGGAATCCGACATCGATGTGCGCGATATTATCGAAGAGGATGACACGGTGATCGTCTATGCGGAGCCGGATCAGTTCCACGACGTTCAGCTGGCCTTTAAGAATGCCGGCATCACAGAGTTCGCCGTGGCAGAACTGACGATGCTGCCGAAGAACGAGATCGTCTTGCCGGAAGACGCCCAAGCCCAGTTCGAGAAGCTGATCGACGCTCTGGATGATCTGGAGGACGTGCAGCAGATCTATCATAACGTAGATCTAGAAGAATAA
- a CDS encoding LamG-like jellyroll fold domain-containing protein, producing the protein MTLYITILFAVTAITFGAGVIYLNQGQGGNIQSQDPESHEDKNGSGEPASATVQYEADPPVFTNVSVHDPSIIKADGVYYIFGTHIEAARSEDLMSWMRFTNGYRTPGNALYGDLSANLAESFAWAGEDDADSKGGYAVWAPEIFWNEHYVHEDGTKGAYMLYYSVSSTYIRSAIGFAVSREIEGPYEYVDTIVYSGFTEHEAYDANSDVNKVWTNTNIPKLIESGQLSGVNEAWFTSNGAYNNRLYPNAIDANLFYDTDGRLWMSYGSWSGGIFLLEIDPVTGRAIYPGEDGETEDGRMIDRYFGTKIAGGYTKSGEGPYIVYDDETGYYYLYMTYGWLGADGGYNMRLFRSERPDGPYLDIQGQHAVLPGSVDNAPYGNKLMGNFIFERLPGDPGSGSGIGYASPGHNSVLIDQELGKRFLVFHTRFPNRGEMHEVRVHQLFMNKDGWPVAAPYRYAGETLEEIEEDWLVGSYKIINHGKDNLAVLKKPERIRFEADGTITGAASGTWQKTDRWYATITLNGVTYEGVYVWQWDPVTSNYVLAFTAVSDEGMTLWGSMVPERSDEEVAAAVEQELKLEQTVNVVADLTLPEVGSEGAVISWTSSNPEAVTDKGVVTRPPAGSEAAKATLTATIRKGDAVRTKSFEITVLPEIKVGLKAHYAFEGNLEDSTGQQAAGRPTGDRIDNTGGEITYAEGVIGQAAVFDGQSGVRLPNGLILGDEYTVSLWIQPKDLTLFTTTFFGARDSNNWVSIVPMGPAGDQTMVWSGSSRWYDAATGLTVDTDEWTHLAFSVEEGTVRVYVDGEEKFSGTDFPDIFTTSSASFSLGVNWWDPPYQGLIDELRIYDGVLSAEEIAELSAIQ; encoded by the coding sequence ATGACGCTGTATATCACGATCCTGTTCGCCGTGACAGCCATAACTTTCGGAGCGGGGGTGATCTATCTGAACCAAGGCCAAGGAGGGAACATCCAATCCCAAGATCCGGAAAGTCATGAAGACAAGAATGGCAGCGGAGAGCCGGCGTCTGCGACGGTGCAGTATGAAGCGGATCCGCCGGTGTTCACCAATGTATCCGTCCATGACCCGTCGATCATCAAGGCGGATGGGGTCTATTATATCTTCGGCACGCATATCGAAGCGGCCCGCTCTGAGGACCTGATGTCGTGGATGAGATTTACGAACGGCTACCGGACGCCGGGCAACGCCCTGTATGGGGATCTCTCCGCCAATCTGGCCGAATCCTTCGCATGGGCTGGAGAGGATGATGCGGACAGCAAAGGAGGATACGCAGTATGGGCGCCGGAGATCTTCTGGAATGAACACTATGTCCACGAGGATGGCACGAAAGGGGCCTATATGCTCTATTACAGTGTGTCTTCTACCTATATTCGGTCTGCCATCGGCTTTGCCGTATCGCGGGAGATCGAGGGGCCTTATGAATACGTAGATACCATCGTGTATTCCGGATTCACTGAACATGAAGCTTATGATGCGAACAGCGATGTGAACAAGGTCTGGACGAATACGAATATTCCGAAACTGATCGAAAGCGGGCAACTGAGCGGTGTGAACGAAGCCTGGTTCACTTCGAACGGGGCTTACAATAACCGCTTGTATCCGAATGCCATCGATGCGAATCTGTTCTATGACACTGACGGCAGGTTGTGGATGTCCTACGGCTCTTGGTCCGGCGGCATCTTCTTGCTCGAGATCGATCCGGTTACAGGACGCGCGATCTATCCTGGAGAGGACGGGGAGACAGAGGACGGCCGGATGATCGACCGCTACTTCGGGACGAAGATCGCCGGCGGGTATACCAAGTCCGGAGAAGGACCTTATATTGTCTATGACGATGAGACGGGTTATTACTATCTCTACATGACTTATGGCTGGCTGGGAGCCGACGGCGGATATAATATGCGTCTTTTTCGCTCGGAGAGGCCCGACGGACCGTATCTGGATATTCAGGGACAGCATGCGGTGCTGCCAGGAAGTGTGGACAATGCGCCCTATGGCAATAAGCTGATGGGTAATTTCATCTTCGAACGCCTGCCTGGGGATCCCGGGTCCGGCAGCGGGATCGGCTATGCATCCCCCGGCCATAATTCCGTGCTGATCGATCAAGAACTTGGCAAGCGATTCCTCGTGTTCCATACGAGGTTCCCAAACCGCGGCGAGATGCATGAGGTGCGGGTGCATCAACTGTTTATGAATAAGGATGGCTGGCCCGTAGCTGCCCCATATCGCTATGCCGGAGAAACGCTGGAGGAGATTGAGGAGGATTGGCTGGTCGGCAGTTACAAGATCATCAATCACGGAAAGGATAATCTGGCGGTACTCAAGAAACCGGAGCGCATCCGCTTCGAGGCCGACGGCACGATCACCGGGGCTGCCAGCGGCACTTGGCAGAAGACAGATCGCTGGTATGCAACGATCACCTTGAACGGCGTTACCTACGAAGGAGTCTATGTATGGCAATGGGATCCGGTGACCAGCAATTATGTATTGGCCTTCACCGCGGTGAGCGATGAAGGGATGACCTTATGGGGAAGCATGGTTCCCGAACGAAGCGACGAGGAAGTGGCGGCGGCCGTAGAACAGGAGTTGAAGCTGGAACAGACGGTGAACGTCGTGGCCGATCTTACGCTGCCAGAGGTCGGATCGGAAGGGGCGGTGATCAGCTGGACATCCTCGAATCCGGAGGCGGTAACGGATAAGGGGGTCGTGACTCGTCCGCCGGCGGGTTCGGAGGCGGCCAAAGCGACCTTGACTGCGACGATCCGGAAAGGGGATGCCGTGCGCACGAAGTCCTTCGAGATCACCGTATTGCCAGAGATCAAGGTGGGTTTGAAGGCGCATTATGCTTTCGAAGGGAATCTGGAGGACTCGACGGGGCAGCAAGCCGCAGGCAGACCGACGGGCGATCGCATCGACAACACCGGCGGTGAGATCACCTATGCTGAAGGGGTGATCGGCCAGGCGGCGGTTTTCGATGGTCAATCGGGGGTGCGGCTGCCGAACGGGCTCATCCTTGGGGATGAATACACCGTATCCCTGTGGATTCAGCCCAAGGACTTAACCTTGTTCACAACGACGTTCTTCGGAGCACGGGACAGCAATAACTGGGTCAGCATCGTGCCGATGGGACCGGCAGGCGACCAGACCATGGTGTGGTCAGGGAGCAGCCGGTGGTATGATGCGGCAACGGGTTTAACGGTGGACACCGATGAATGGACGCATCTGGCTTTTTCCGTGGAAGAAGGAACTGTTCGCGTCTATGTGGACGGGGAGGAGAAGTTCAGCGGCACGGACTTTCCGGATATCTTCACAACCTCAAGCGCAAGCTTCAGTTTGGGTGTGAATTGGTGGGATCCGCCTTATCAGGGGCTGATCGATGAATTGAGAATCTATGATGGAGTTCTCAGTGCAGAGGAGATTGCTGAGCTCTCCGCGATCCAGTAA
- the dacB gene encoding D-alanyl-D-alanine carboxypeptidase/D-alanyl-D-alanine endopeptidase — MLANSILYMIFGALVSMFTMAGDLSAPIWQVERDYAIETSIHHAEGLAELIDPILQDRRLQGALAGVSVRHAETGELLYSHLGDLRLHPASSMKILTAVSALEKLGADYRFSTELWTDGEAEGRVLTGNLYLVGKGDPTLMKEDLDQFAKQLLELGIERIDGHLIGDDSWYDDVRLSRDLNWNDEPYYTGTQISALTLSPNDDYDAGTVIVEVSPGSAAGEPAQVALKPVNEYVTVVNHAVTVDRKGKRKLTVEREHGTNRIIVEGTIPLGSSPVRSLASVWEPTGYAIDVFYQSLREHGIEFAPWSERLTGTKPEESTLLMSKQSIPLSELIIPFMKLSNNGHGEILTKELGRVIYGEGSWDKGLQVIQETLGEFGVDTSTIMLRDGSGMSHKTMIPADQLSWLLYAVQSRDWYPIFERSLPVAGSPDRMEGGTLRYRMNGTAAQGNVLAKTGSLTSVSSLSGYVTTPSGDRLVFSIMINNYLASTVKPIEDAIAIALTKVTLD, encoded by the coding sequence ATGCTGGCAAATTCCATCTTATATATGATCTTCGGCGCTTTGGTCTCCATGTTCACGATGGCAGGGGACTTGTCCGCCCCGATCTGGCAGGTCGAGCGTGACTATGCTATAGAAACCTCGATTCATCATGCAGAAGGATTGGCCGAGCTGATCGATCCGATCCTGCAGGACCGCCGATTGCAAGGGGCGCTCGCCGGGGTCAGCGTTCGCCATGCGGAGACCGGTGAATTGCTGTATTCCCATCTTGGGGATCTCCGTCTGCACCCTGCATCCAGCATGAAGATCTTAACGGCTGTGAGTGCATTGGAGAAGTTAGGTGCGGATTATCGCTTCAGCACGGAGCTGTGGACGGACGGTGAAGCGGAAGGCCGCGTGCTCACAGGAAACCTATATTTGGTAGGGAAGGGCGACCCCACTTTGATGAAGGAAGATTTGGATCAATTTGCGAAGCAGCTGCTGGAACTGGGCATCGAGCGGATTGACGGGCATCTGATCGGCGACGACAGCTGGTATGATGATGTGCGGCTGTCACGGGATCTCAATTGGAATGATGAACCTTACTATACGGGAACGCAGATTTCCGCATTAACTCTGTCGCCCAACGACGATTATGACGCAGGAACGGTGATCGTTGAGGTAAGCCCCGGCTCTGCTGCGGGCGAACCTGCTCAGGTTGCTTTGAAACCGGTTAATGAATATGTGACTGTCGTGAATCATGCGGTGACCGTGGATCGTAAAGGCAAGCGGAAACTGACCGTCGAACGCGAACATGGGACGAATCGGATCATCGTCGAAGGAACGATCCCGCTCGGGTCTTCGCCTGTGAGAAGCTTGGCTTCGGTATGGGAACCGACGGGATATGCCATCGATGTTTTCTACCAGTCGCTTCGCGAGCACGGCATCGAGTTCGCGCCATGGTCGGAACGGCTCACCGGCACGAAGCCGGAAGAGAGTACGCTGCTGATGTCGAAGCAATCGATTCCGCTGTCGGAACTTATCATCCCCTTCATGAAGCTGAGCAATAACGGTCACGGCGAGATCCTGACCAAAGAGCTGGGCAGGGTGATCTATGGGGAAGGCAGCTGGGACAAAGGATTGCAGGTGATCCAGGAGACGCTCGGCGAATTCGGTGTGGATACTTCGACGATCATGCTGCGCGACGGCTCGGGGATGAGCCATAAGACGATGATCCCGGCTGATCAATTATCTTGGCTGTTGTATGCCGTTCAGAGCAGGGACTGGTACCCGATCTTTGAACGTTCCCTGCCCGTGGCGGGTTCACCAGATCGGATGGAAGGCGGCACGCTGCGCTACCGCATGAACGGAACAGCCGCGCAGGGGAACGTGCTGGCCAAGACGGGCTCCCTAACCAGCGTTTCTTCTCTCTCTGGTTATGTGACGACACCGTCCGGTGATCGCCTGGTTTTCTCCATCATGATCAACAACTATCTCGCTTCTACGGTGAAGCCGATTGAAGACGCGATAGCCATTGCCTTGACGAAGGTAACGTTGGATTAA
- a CDS encoding LLM class flavin-dependent oxidoreductase, producing the protein MAEQATNKKAPVIEIGITTFLEADPDPVTGKRITHAERIQRAVEEIVAADEVGLDVYGIGEHHREDYASSAPEIILAAGAARTKRIRLTSAVTVLSSDDPVRVYQAFSTLDAISGGRAEIMAGRGSFIESFPLFGYSLNDYEELFEEKLQLLLEICKSEKVTWPGGHRPAIDNLGVYPRAVQDPLPVWIASGGTPQSVARAGMLGLPLALAIIGGQPARFAPLVELYKEAARKAGHDPDQLPVATHSHGFIADTKERAEELFYPPHVAQMNKLGRERGWPPYGRASFEAARSLDGALYVGDPEYVAEKIILLHKNLGITRFMLHSDFGSIPHEDMLRSIELLGTKVAPLVRQEIAKLYS; encoded by the coding sequence ATGGCGGAACAAGCAACTAATAAAAAGGCGCCCGTGATCGAGATCGGCATCACGACCTTCCTGGAAGCGGATCCCGATCCGGTCACCGGCAAGAGAATCACCCATGCCGAACGGATCCAGCGTGCTGTAGAGGAGATCGTCGCGGCTGATGAAGTCGGTCTGGATGTATACGGAATCGGCGAGCATCACCGTGAGGACTACGCCAGTTCGGCGCCGGAGATCATCCTGGCAGCAGGTGCAGCACGTACCAAACGCATCCGGCTGACCAGTGCGGTAACCGTCCTGTCATCGGATGATCCGGTGCGCGTGTATCAGGCATTCTCGACCCTCGATGCCATCTCGGGCGGGAGGGCTGAGATCATGGCCGGCAGAGGATCCTTCATCGAGTCCTTCCCTCTGTTCGGTTACAGTCTCAATGACTATGAAGAATTATTCGAAGAGAAATTACAGCTCCTGCTGGAGATCTGCAAATCCGAGAAAGTGACTTGGCCCGGCGGTCACCGCCCCGCGATCGACAATCTGGGTGTATATCCAAGAGCCGTGCAGGATCCGCTTCCCGTCTGGATCGCAAGCGGCGGCACACCCCAATCCGTCGCCCGCGCGGGGATGCTGGGACTGCCCTTGGCACTGGCGATCATCGGCGGACAGCCGGCGCGCTTCGCTCCGCTGGTTGAGCTGTACAAGGAAGCAGCCAGAAAGGCCGGCCATGATCCGGATCAACTGCCCGTCGCTACCCATTCCCACGGGTTCATCGCCGATACGAAGGAGCGGGCAGAGGAGCTGTTCTATCCGCCGCATGTTGCTCAGATGAACAAGCTGGGCCGTGAACGCGGATGGCCTCCATACGGCCGCGCTTCCTTCGAAGCCGCTCGCAGCTTAGACGGTGCGCTCTATGTCGGCGATCCGGAATATGTTGCAGAGAAGATCATCTTGCTGCATAAGAATCTCGGCATCACCCGCTTCATGCTGCACAGCGATTTTGGCTCGATCCCGCATGAAGACATGCTGCGCTCGATCGAACTCCTCGGGACTAAGGTGGCGCCTCTGGTGCGGCAAGAGATCGCCAAACTATACTCCTGA
- a CDS encoding GGDEF domain-containing protein — protein MKSWDLYSLNDRNKFMLFICWTMAIVGSISAAIAVELRFAAAILTAGVLLFTIPTILVWRQILDRYIMYYIALIFSIQGYLLPPEFVVYILTFFYSALISLYFDYRPVLIIGLANVVYTIYFVSRYHETVFLAPDPLHHMVPLVSIHILVTSLLAAEAIIGARLRSNSMMMEKLSKTDPLTGLYNHKMFYEYLDSMLEELKDRQIEYLQVAVMDIDNFKQINDTYGHSTGDVIITRVAETISREKESEDFAARYGGEEFALIFTDKSLKDSLYICERIRTSLMRFRHPETGHEPVTVSIGLKAAKPGMSGSELFDQADALLYKAKRSGKNHTVSDE, from the coding sequence ATGAAGTCATGGGACTTATATTCATTGAACGATCGCAACAAGTTTATGCTGTTCATATGCTGGACGATGGCGATCGTGGGAAGCATCTCGGCAGCGATTGCCGTCGAATTAAGATTTGCCGCAGCGATTCTGACCGCAGGCGTCCTGCTCTTCACGATCCCCACCATTCTGGTATGGAGACAGATCCTCGATCGATACATCATGTACTATATCGCTTTGATCTTCTCGATCCAGGGTTATCTCCTTCCGCCGGAATTCGTCGTCTACATCCTGACTTTCTTCTACAGCGCCCTGATCTCCTTGTATTTTGATTATCGTCCTGTACTCATCATCGGATTGGCTAACGTAGTCTATACTATCTATTTTGTAAGCCGGTATCATGAAACGGTATTCCTTGCTCCAGACCCCCTGCATCACATGGTTCCATTGGTATCGATACATATCTTGGTCACCAGTTTGCTTGCGGCAGAAGCGATCATCGGTGCACGCCTTCGTTCCAACAGCATGATGATGGAGAAACTGTCCAAGACCGATCCGCTGACCGGGTTGTATAATCACAAGATGTTCTATGAATACCTGGATTCCATGCTGGAAGAGCTGAAGGACCGGCAGATCGAATACTTGCAGGTGGCGGTGATGGATATCGATAATTTCAAACAGATCAATGATACATACGGCCATTCAACAGGGGATGTGATCATTACGAGGGTCGCGGAGACGATCAGCCGCGAGAAGGAGAGCGAGGACTTCGCAGCACGGTATGGCGGTGAGGAGTTTGCATTGATCTTCACCGATAAATCGCTTAAGGATTCCTTGTACATCTGCGAGCGCATCCGTACATCCTTGATGCGTTTCCGACATCCAGAGACAGGGCATGAACCGGTGACGGTCAGCATCGGTCTCAAGGCGGCGAAGCCCGGTATGAGCGGTTCAGAGCTGTTCGATCAAGCAGATGCGTTATTATATAAAGCGAAGCGGAGCGGCAAGAATCACACCGTCAGCGATGAATAA